GTTTTACTACATGTTCCAAGTGTGCTTTTATCCATCAATATGGTAAAATTTTATGAGCTAAGCTAGATCTATTGGATTCAAAGATTGAAATGCTTCTTTGAACTGGATATAGTGTACAATGGGAAAGCGAATAGGCCTTTGATAAAATATAAAAATGTTTAAGTTTCACGATAGACGTTTTTCTTATGCAGAATGCAGAGGCTTGCAGAATGGAGGAACGTGTGATGCCCGAATTACAGTCTGACAAATATGACGTCTCTATTACGCTCGTAAGCCTTCAAGAGGGTCAGCGGAATGTTATGAAAGCGAATGGAGAGGTAGTATCCAAAGGACCGCATCTATATATTCAATATGAAGAGTTAGAGCAGGGCCCTCGAGGAGAGGAAGTTTCTGTTCGTACAACAATAAAGATTGCAGGCAATCAGCTAAAGCTAATCCGCCACGGTGGGATACAGTCGGAACAGAGCTTTCAATCTGGACGGCGTCTACCGGGATTTTATCGTTCGCCATATACACAGTTTAATCTTTCTACAGAAACGAACAAGCTGGACGTGGTTCGCGAAGGGCGTTCCTTAACGGTCGAATGGGAATATGATTTGTACGTTTACGATGAATTGTCAGGAAAGTTTGCTATT
This Paenibacillus sp. FSL R5-0345 DNA region includes the following protein-coding sequences:
- a CDS encoding DUF1934 domain-containing protein; this translates as MPELQSDKYDVSITLVSLQEGQRNVMKANGEVVSKGPHLYIQYEELEQGPRGEEVSVRTTIKIAGNQLKLIRHGGIQSEQSFQSGRRLPGFYRSPYTQFNLSTETNKLDVVREGRSLTVEWEYDLYVYDELSGKFAISLHIQEEPKL